A single Bacteroidales bacterium DNA region contains:
- a CDS encoding ABC transporter ATP-binding protein produces the protein MISIKNLHKSYPIGQSSLHVLKGISFDIDDGELVSIMGSSGSGKSTLLNIIGLLDSYDNGSYYLNDLLMENLSETKAAYYRNKYFGFVFQSFNLIAYKNAQENIALPLYYQGISRKKRNTMAMEYLDKVGLRDWAHHLPSELSGGQKQRIAIARALVTKPKLILADEPTGALDSQTSYEVMNLLTDINKQGITVIIVTHEREISDMTNRIIRLRDGMILEDRPIEKAKANV, from the coding sequence ATGATATCTATTAAAAATCTTCACAAATCATATCCAATAGGTCAGAGCAGCTTACATGTTTTGAAAGGAATCAGTTTTGATATTGACGACGGAGAATTGGTTTCAATTATGGGTAGCTCCGGTTCGGGCAAATCTACTTTGTTAAATATTATAGGACTACTTGACTCGTATGACAATGGTTCTTATTATCTCAACGATTTGTTAATGGAAAACCTTTCAGAAACTAAAGCAGCATACTACAGAAATAAATATTTTGGATTTGTTTTCCAGTCGTTTAATCTTATTGCGTATAAAAATGCGCAGGAGAATATTGCTCTACCCTTGTACTATCAAGGCATTTCGCGAAAAAAACGCAACACAATGGCAATGGAGTATTTAGACAAAGTTGGATTACGTGATTGGGCACACCATTTACCAAGTGAGTTGAGTGGAGGTCAGAAACAACGTATTGCTATTGCCCGAGCATTAGTTACTAAACCTAAATTAATTCTTGCTGACGAGCCTACTGGAGCATTAGACTCTCAAACTTCGTACGAAGTTATGAACCTACTTACAGATATAAACAAACAGGGCATAACCGTAATAATAGTAACCCACGAGCGCGAAATATCTGATATGACAAACAGAATTATTCGCTTACGAGACGGTATGATATTAGAAGACAGACCAATAGAAAAAGCTAAAGCCAATGTTTAG
- a CDS encoding ABC transporter permease, with translation MFSIDKWHEIFITIGKNKLRSALTAFSVAWGIFMLIILLGAGQGLQNGIMANFESDATNGMWIYSGITSKEHDGLQSNRYIQFNNRDYDETKRINSENIEHSNATVWVWSDNLITYGKESVNYDIAGVYSGAQEIEKTDIIKGRFINKLDCNENKKSVVISEKARLELFKDKNAIGEWINIGGIPFKVVGIYISDSDRDNDVVFVPFSTAQRSFSLVNRVNILSLTIKGLTTEETEDFEKALRKQFASRHNFDPTDESAIYIQNNLVNLKQINAMFSGISAFIWLIGIGTIIAGIVGVSNIMLIVVKERTKEIGIRKAIGATPWSIIGDILMEAILITTVAGYFGLVLGVAVLELFSTIVPPTDFFRSPQANLQIAISATILLIICGTIAGFVPARRAAAIKPIVALRDE, from the coding sequence ATGTTTAGTATCGATAAATGGCATGAAATATTTATCACTATTGGTAAAAACAAGTTACGTTCGGCTCTCACAGCTTTTAGCGTTGCCTGGGGTATATTTATGCTTATAATTCTTTTGGGAGCTGGACAAGGTTTGCAAAATGGAATTATGGCAAATTTTGAGTCAGATGCCACTAACGGTATGTGGATATACTCAGGGATAACAAGTAAAGAGCATGATGGGTTGCAGTCCAACCGTTATATTCAATTTAATAATCGTGATTACGACGAAACAAAAAGAATTAATAGCGAAAATATAGAACACTCTAATGCTACGGTTTGGGTTTGGTCAGATAACCTTATAACATATGGTAAAGAATCTGTGAACTACGATATCGCAGGGGTTTATTCAGGAGCTCAAGAGATTGAAAAAACTGATATCATTAAAGGCAGATTTATTAATAAGCTCGACTGTAATGAGAATAAAAAATCGGTTGTAATCTCAGAAAAAGCACGACTAGAATTATTTAAAGATAAAAATGCAATTGGAGAGTGGATAAATATCGGAGGGATACCTTTTAAAGTTGTTGGCATCTATATTTCCGATAGCGATAGAGATAACGACGTGGTTTTCGTGCCATTTTCTACAGCCCAACGTTCATTTAGTTTAGTAAATAGAGTTAATATTTTATCCCTCACAATCAAAGGCTTAACCACAGAAGAAACAGAAGATTTTGAAAAAGCCTTACGAAAACAATTTGCCTCGAGGCATAACTTTGATCCAACTGATGAAAGTGCTATCTATATCCAGAATAACCTCGTAAATTTAAAGCAAATAAACGCGATGTTTTCAGGCATTTCAGCTTTTATTTGGCTGATTGGTATCGGCACCATAATAGCAGGTATTGTCGGCGTTAGCAATATAATGCTGATTGTCGTAAAAGAACGGACTAAAGAGATAGGTATCCGAAAAGCTATCGGAGCAACGCCTTGGTCAATAATTGGTGATATTCTTATGGAGGCAATCTTAATAACCACTGTAGCAGGATATTTTGGACTTGTCTTGGGAGTTGCGGTGTTAGAGCTCTTTTCAACCATTGTCCCTCCGACCGATTTTTTTAGAAGCCCACAAGCAAATTTACAAATAGCTATAAGTGCAACAATATTGTTGATAATATGTGGAACCATTGCAGGATTTGTACCTGCACGAAGAGCAGCAGCAATAAAACCCATAGTCGCACTCCGTGATGAATAA